One Cucumis melo cultivar AY chromosome 8, USDA_Cmelo_AY_1.0, whole genome shotgun sequence genomic window, AATGAATATTTCTAAGGTTTGTATGCAGAGAAAATAATGGGTTTACAAATAGGGTGAAAGTTTCAATAAACAAAACTCCATCTTCCATGAAAGAGAAGTTGCAGTAAACAAATTCCTCGTCTAAGCTGGGTGACCACCTTCAGCAGCTAGCTTTAATCTTTGGTGATGCTCAGTTACCTTATAATCAACAATTTCTTTTAACAATGTGGAGTCCAAAACACAGTCTGGCCGGCCATAAACGGCTGCCTGGACGCTGGCCATGAGCTTTGCTATCTCACGACCGGAGAATCCTTCGGTTTTTCGAGCTGCTTCTTGGAGCACGTCATCAGTTATGTCTCTTATGATTATTTGTTGGGGGCTTTTCTTCAATGAGAACACATGCTTGGATGTGGCCTCGTTTTGATTGCTTAGGTACTTATTTAGATAAAGCTTTAGCAGTTTGAAGCGTTCTTCCTCACCAGGAAGTGGGAACTCGATTACTTCATCCATTCGGTCGGTCACGGCACTGTCGAGATCACCTGGTCTGTTTGTTGCAAGTACAAGAACTATGTCTCTTGACTGATCACCAGTTCGGAACAGCAATGCGTTTAGAGCACTTCTCTGAGCTTCACTCATCCGTGTACTATTTCGCCTGCATTAGTAAAATGGTCACTTGAAGATGATTCGTTTATTAATACGCCATGAAAGGCATACCCTGACATTTCACCTAAATACTGTACTACTTTCGTGCTAATCCTAGGTTAAGAGAATTTGGTAAGACCTCAAAAGAAGAGCTCAACTGAATAATAGGATTAGAGTAACTTTTAAATGCTGGTTTTTCCTATTTGTTATGGCAGTGTGGGTAGAGATGGGGGACGACTTACTCGCAGAGAAATGCATCTGCCTCGTCGATGAAAAGCAGTAAGCCTTTCCTTGAATTTTTAGCCCAGTCAAATATTTGGTGTATTTTTGTCACAGCTTGTGGGCCCAAAGGTGCAACATCTCCTCCTGTCATCATGGCATAATCCAAACCCTGTGGAAACAAAAGGAATCAGAGAGACCAATATGATAGTAATCCGGAACCAACTACTTCCTATCATTTCATGGCGGGAAGAGTGTTTGAACTAAAGCTGCTGTGCTGAATGATATCATATGATGACTTAAAAACTATCTAGGAGAAACATATTTAGATACTTTCTATCCAGACAGTAATCGTTAAGAAGTCAACAAAACTATTCAAAGTATCCTTTCACAGAACATGAAAGAAATAAATTGCCTacaaaaaaggaaataagaCAATGGATAACATCTTACTGATTTTCGAGCTATCTCTTTTGCAACCATGGTTTTACCGGTACCAGGAGGTCCATAAAATAGCATATTACGGAAGGGTGCCTCATGAGCTTTGGTGTTTGCAGTAGCTCTAGCAAGTTGTTCGATTCTCCTTTTAAGTGAAGGGTGGAGGACAACATTCCCaagattatttttattttcagcAAGGCCTGCATCCCCAGCTCCTGTCGAAAATGCAACAGCTTTGTTCTTTACCCAGGGTATTATCTTGGAACCTGGAAATCTTGCAACAGAGGATTCTCTAATGAGTGACGGCTGTCCCAATAACCTATTAACATAACCCCAGATAACTCGGGCACCTTCCCTGAAAAATCAGGTGGGAAAAAGGGAGAATGATTAGGTAGCAGCTTAAGCTTAAAATTGAGAACTAAAGACTAAAAATCACTGATTTGTAAGTGGATGGTGATAGATGCGCAAATGGTTCCTATCTTGCAGGACCACGCTGACTTTTTTCACTTTCACACCTTCCTTTAGTGAATGAAGGGATGAAGAAACTTTGTCAAGTCATTAGCAGATCAATACTAGGTGAAGGTTTTTCAAGGTGAAGAAACTAAAGATTAAATTAAAGCAAGTATTCTTAGATTTACCTAACTGCAAGGTCTAACGTGTAATAGGTTCATGtcttatataaaaaatttaacgACTTCATGAAACTATCACCTGGTAGTGTAAACTCCCGCAGCTAATGCAGTAGCTCCACCAACAGCCAAAACCAACTTACTGCGATCAGTCAGTAAAATCCTTACACCCCCTGTACAATTAAATCAGAAGTAAATATCTTGTGTGTCAACCACAGCCAAATATGAGACCAAACTAATGCAGGGAATGGACGCTAATCAATTACTTGCTAGTTGCTACTGTGCCTCCCAAAGTTCCTTGATGTTCAAATACAAAAACTTTGAGATATTCGGAAACATGGAAGATAATCCTAACTATCTAGAATGTAGAAATGGGAAATAAACATTCAGAACCCTAACAAATGGAGCCTCTCACATCTTCTAAATTAGGACACAGTAGCCTAATCAGCATAATGAAACCAGCACTCCAGTACAATGACATGAACACATCACATGCTTCTCGATTAAAACAAATCCTACCTTCAATATGACTAAATGTCGTGTTAATTGCAGCAAGCCATTTTTCTTTCTCGCCACTAATTCGTTCCATCAGCATTCTACGGTTATGGTCTTCAGTCAACTTTGCTTCATGTGCACGACCCTCAGCTTCTGCCATAGCCTTCACTCTTATAGTTTCCCGCTCAATTTCAGCTTTCTCTTTCTCAGTCTGGCGTTGTTGTGCCTGTATCTGCTCCTCCGTTACTTGTCTTGCTTGTTCTTTCCTTAACGATGATTGTTCTTGCATTCCAACTAACTCAACATTATGCCGCCTTTGTGCTTCGTGATCAGTCTGCAAAGAATAATAAGATAtcaataagaaaggaaaatgcAACATGCATAACCAAACTCTTTCATTATTAACCAGCATGCATTTTTCAACGCATCCTTAATCTGGAGAACAAATTATAACCAAGCCACCTGCATTCTCTTTCTGGCCAGCTCATCTTCATAGCGCAGCATCTGTGCCTTTGCCTGTGCTTGTTGTTGGATAAGATTTCTTTGTTCTTCAGCCAATTTCCGTTGTCTCTCCTGCGAAGAATGACAACTAGAAATAAGTCCCATacatgaatatatatatatagacaccaGGGGATTACTAGTTCAAGTAGCTTATTATTAGTAAACCATAATAGGTTTAGAGACTggaaaatcaaatcaaaagagcAACCCACACTTCCTTGTGCCAAGATGAAAGGCTAAAAAAATTCTAGAAACATTACGTGGTAACAACATAGATAAAAACCTACTATATCAGCTTGAGATTGAATGACTTCGTAATGGGCCTTTTCAGCGGCCAATTCAGCAAGACGCGCTTGTTCCTGCTTTTTCATCAGCTCAAAAACCTAACCCAGAAAGAACATAGTTAAAAGCAATGAACTTGAATCATTCAACAGAGGAAAACAAAATTACATTCAACACTCCCGTTCAGAACAACAAAACCATCACCTCAGTTGCCCATTCCGTTCTTCAATTACTCTCCCAAAAAAGCAACCAGAACATGAAATAAActattaaacaaaaaaagaaacaacaccTGTTTAGCATTGGGAGAACTATTGATTTCTCGGAGAGCTTTAGCACCTCTTTCCAATGCTTCAGCATCAAATCCAGACTTACTCGGCTCCTCAACAGTGGGTTTAGCGTCTGATTTATCATCAGAAGACTTATCCTCCTGAGAAGCTTgagaagaagagaaaggtgAAAAACGAAATGGAGAGTCGGCATAGGCGTGGTTGGCGATCGTGGGCAAGGACGCAGCAGCCGCAGCCATAGCCACGCAGGCGGATAATCTAGAAACAGCCATAACTTGAGGAAATTAGAAGCTCTGAAAATTTGAGCTACATAAACTACTGATAATGAAACCGCTCCAATGGCGGGATAAGAGTAGAGAAGTCTTCTTGATCAAGCAAGAACATGGAAATCGGAAGGTTTCTATGTCTGGTGCCGATGTATAAACCTCCGTGTTCCTGCAGTTGTAAAATCATAGGGTTTAAGAGAGAAAGGGCCACAAAAAAGAAGGCCCAAAATGAGTTTTGAAGGATGCGTGGAACTTCAATAAAATAACAGTTTTATCCCTAATAATGAGTTTTATTAAGGGgcattttaaaaaacataacaaagtcgCTGACTTATAACAATGGCGAAAAtaggaaaaacttaaaaatgtatcacgtaaaatacaaaaaaatgtccTGTCAAAGGCGCATAATATATTTACGATCGCTTACATGTGAccacaatttattttttcaattctatcattttgttaagtttaattatcgtttagatttctctaaaccataatttattctttatttacacgatcatttacttttttttatagcttacatttggctactccatgatttttcaagattttttatattaattttttagattttgttattttgtatacaattgtttaagtttgattacccaaatttaaacgacctgaaaaaaagaaaaagaagaaagacgaaaaaaagagaaataggaggaaaagatcaagaaaaaagaaaatggaaataaatcgcaacaaaaaaatgacaaaaagaaaaaaatgatagaaaaaaaatcgcaccaaaaaaaatggaagaaatagcaaaagaaataagatgaaagaaatcacgagtaaaagaagaaagatggaaagacaaacatgcaatatttaaaaaatggttaactttatccttcaaaattttgttatatatcgtaaatattttaatttattttattatatttaaaaatatactttcaaatatttctagcctaattatttcttttcatatcgtgtattttttaaaaaataataaattaataaatcgGTTAAGTTTATGATAATGAATCAtaaattttgtttgtatttaataaaatcgatgaattttaaaaaatattaaatattttaagaattAGGTTTAAATTTTTCTGCCTCTTTAGAAAAAGAGAtattaaacttttaattaaaaaatgttcAATTCATGTAATAGAATATTTAACTTTTACCAAAATAAGCATAATTTAACCAAATAGTAGTTTTGTTACCCTTCCAagttaaaaaattgatttctcaCACTACATATAGTTGAAAcgaataatttttattttatttttaatctaTTGAAATTATCGACTAGAAAGTGTTTAGTCTAATTAAGATATTTCAACTTAATCCATTTTCATTGGTCAAATATTTAAGCTGAGACAACGCAAATGGTAACATTGCATGACAATTCGTTTGACATGTAGagttttttaatattctttttcatgttaaacaaaacaataattaaaaaggATAGTAAATAGATGTTCCAGAAATGATCTTGACATtaaaaagacgaaaaaatgtaAAATGTTACAATAATTTCGTACATATCAAAAGCCAGCTATGCTTCGATCTCTTTCTTTATAAACGGTAACTGAGTAAGAATTGAATTGACATGCAGATGTTTTGAATCTTCCTTTTCATGTTaaactaaataataattaaagaaaaaaaggaaagagatgtCCCAGAAATGATATTGGCACTAAATGATGAAAAAGGTAATTTATTTCCAATAATTATCAAAAGCCAGCTATGCTTCAAATTCTCTCTTTATTAAGTTATATGGTAATGGATGATTATCTACCTTGATTCTAAAAATACATGTATGCAGTACTTGTTGATATTCTATTTGAGTCTTGAGACATAAGTTTAAAGAGGAGAGAACTATGAACCAATACCAAGGGATAAACTTTCGGGTTTTATAATATACTTTTGTTCCATACTTCTGTAATTAGAATTTTACAAGTTACAACTAAAATATATTCAGTAGATTTATCTTCATGAATGTACTATCAACCTCAACACCAGATGTATGGttgtctaaaaaaaataaagtttgaGGCAGTGACACAATGTTATGATAAATTAGAGAACTTTCGAGTAGTGAATGACTATAGAACAACATGGATTGATATAGATGAAGAAGTGAAGTTTCCATTAACAAGGAGATGGTGAAAATATAAAACAATCTCAGATCAACAGATGTGAGAAACGCATACATCAAGTTCAGCTCCATAACCCTGGACTGTGGAATGGCTGTGCAATGCTTTACCTTCCAGTTGAAAAGGCTTCAAAGTAAAGAGACGGAGTTTTGTAAGAAACAATCAAGTTCATGGGCTGAACTCTTTTAACTTTCTGAATCACTGAGAATTGGATGTATTACTATTCACAGGCTGGTTTGGTGTCAAAGCTGCTTAAGCAGATCGCAAAGGCTTGGAAAGCAGAGAGCGGGTAGCGATAATCCATCGTGAAGATGTCCTTTCCAATTTTTCCAAACTGCAATATTATCTTCTCTTGTTCTTCAACTGACACATCAAGGGCCGGATCGACATCGGCCACGAGTTGGAAATTTTTTACAGAAGCCACTGTCACACGCCCTCTGAAGTTCAAGCACCAGCATTGGAGCTGTTCATGCCATCTGGGAGCCTTGTTCTTGAGAACCAAAGATTCTCCCAATTCTTGAACTGGTGGCTCAGTGATACTTGTGGAACGGAAATCTATGTCTGACTTCTTTCCTTTAGAAGTCGGTAAAGGTGGGTGGTGATGATGGTCATTGAGGCAGGACGAGAATGAGGTTGGTGTCGGTGCATTTCCTCCCTGTTGAATGCAAGATGCAGGGATTGACTGCATGACACAGCGCATTCTTCGTGGTCCTCTAGTTCGTAGAATGTTAAGCTCATAAGAGACTGACCCTATAGAGTAGTTGCAAGCTGACATTGGTGGAGAGACTTGCTTGGCATGAAACCTTCGATTTGATTGATTGCTCTGTCGTCCTGCAGTGAGAACTGGTGGTTGACTATCATACATGGTGAATCTTGAGCCAAAAAAGTTGGACCTGCAAGATATTGTCATATGATAACTTTAAGACATCAACAGGAGGTAATTGGATAAACAATCGTAGTAGATCTACAAGTAAACACGCTTGCCTTAATTTACCCACATAGGTACTGCAAGCCCAAGAAAAATCATCAGCTACCaaagatataacaaaatctgtACCCGTAGCCCTTCTTATTCTCTTGGCTGCTAATAAGAGTTTATCACCTTCATTCTCCGCTGTCAATTCAATGAGATTGTAATTGAGTTAAACCACACATAAAATCATCATACTTCAATAAtggattaaaaaaatgaaatagggAAACCTGGGTGTTTATTTTAGGagtgattttgaaatagttaaaatcatttttaaaatcatttttacatttttaaaacaactCCTAAACATGCTTTTAATATTCAAAATTTTTGATGTTATGAAAACAATCCTATAAAGTGtagaattaaatattaaattaattctAGTAATTAAAAGCATGTTTTAGAGAGATTTCGAATATgataaaagtgattttaacaactttaaaatgttaaaattactCATAAACATGCACTTTTTCTAAACTAGTCAATTTCAGAAATCAGTAATAAATGAAGTCCTAACTCCAAACTATTGAGCAAGCTTATCCAAGGATTTCCCCTACCTAGCTTGTATGTCATCATTTATAACTCAGAACTCAGAAGGATGCATTTATATGATACTAAGCATATTCAGATGTCAACAAGAGGATCAAAGTTGAAAAAATTGATCAGATTTGACATGATACATCATATATAAACAATCTCATGCATCATTAAGGTATGCTAGGAAATAGGAATACAAGTAGGAAACAGGGAACGTCACCTACAAGGCACCAATCCGGAGTATAGAAGATAGGTTGAAGTTGCTCTATGCCTTCTAACATAGCATTGAATTGGAGAGTCTCGAGGTCCCGGCTTTTCGAGAACAACGTCAATGGCATTAAGGCAATAAAAGAGTGAGTTGAAGCACAAACTTCTAGCAGGAATTAAGAGAACAATGAAAGTAAGCCCTCTACCTGTTTAAGCGAAATGGGAAACGTGAGCCTCCCACACTGCTCAGGAGTTTT contains:
- the LOC103485054 gene encoding uncharacterized protein LOC103485054, with the translated sequence MAVSRLSACVAMAAAAASLPTIANHAYADSPFRFSPFSSSQASQEDKSSDDKSDAKPTVEEPSKSGFDAEALERGAKALREINSSPNAKQVFELMKKQEQARLAELAAEKAHYEVIQSQADIERQRKLAEEQRNLIQQQAQAKAQMLRYEDELARKRMQTDHEAQRRHNVELVGMQEQSSLRKEQARQVTEEQIQAQQRQTEKEKAEIERETIRVKAMAEAEGRAHEAKLTEDHNRRMLMERISGEKEKWLAAINTTFSHIEGGVRILLTDRSKLVLAVGGATALAAGVYTTREGARVIWGYVNRLLGQPSLIRESSVARFPGSKIIPWVKNKAVAFSTGAGDAGLAENKNNLGNVVLHPSLKRRIEQLARATANTKAHEAPFRNMLFYGPPGTGKTMVAKEIARKSGLDYAMMTGGDVAPLGPQAVTKIHQIFDWAKNSRKGLLLFIDEADAFLCERNSTRMSEAQRSALNALLFRTGDQSRDIVLVLATNRPGDLDSAVTDRMDEVIEFPLPGEEERFKLLKLYLNKYLSNQNEATSKHVFSLKKSPQQIIIRDITDDVLQEAARKTEGFSGREIAKLMASVQAAVYGRPDCVLDSTLLKEIVDYKVTEHHQRLKLAAEGGHPA
- the LOC103485058 gene encoding tubby-like F-box protein 5 isoform X1, translated to MSFKSFFRELREMKNGIRIRPKRGGEGRNWRSRSRAHIAPDEVPPQPEVIQQGQWANLPPELLLDIIRRVEESETSWPARTVVLFCASVCKSWRKITQEIVKTPEQCGRLTFPISLKQPGPRDSPIQCYVRRHRATSTYLLYSGLVPSENEGDKLLLAAKRIRRATGTDFVISLVADDFSWACSTYVGKLRSNFFGSRFTMYDSQPPVLTAGRQSNQSNRRFHAKQVSPPMSACNYSIGSVSYELNILRTRGPRRMRCVMQSIPASCIQQGGNAPTPTSFSSCLNDHHHHPPLPTSKGKKSDIDFRSTSITEPPVQELGESLVLKNKAPRWHEQLQCWCLNFRGRVTVASVKNFQLVADVDPALDVSVEEQEKIILQFGKIGKDIFTMDYRYPLSAFQAFAICLSSFDTKPACE
- the LOC103485058 gene encoding tubby-like F-box protein 5 isoform X2; protein product: MLEGIEQLQPIFYTPDWCLVAENEGDKLLLAAKRIRRATGTDFVISLVADDFSWACSTYVGKLRSNFFGSRFTMYDSQPPVLTAGRQSNQSNRRFHAKQVSPPMSACNYSIGSVSYELNILRTRGPRRMRCVMQSIPASCIQQGGNAPTPTSFSSCLNDHHHHPPLPTSKGKKSDIDFRSTSITEPPVQELGESLVLKNKAPRWHEQLQCWCLNFRGRVTVASVKNFQLVADVDPALDVSVEEQEKIILQFGKIGKDIFTMDYRYPLSAFQAFAICLSSFDTKPACE